The stretch of DNA CGGATTTTTAACTGGACGTTGTCTAAAGCCTTAACACCGGGAAACGATTTGGAAATATTACTCATTTCTAAAATATATTCCTTAGTCATAGGCATTACCTCATTTTCTAATTTTTAATCTTTTTTCATTTTCTCATATAAAGGATACCTAATCTTATACGGTATCCTTTATATGATTTTATTTCCAAGTTAGTCAACAGTTTATTTATTTACTTTTGCCATTTTTTGATATACTCATCACATTTTTCAGGTGTTACTAATTCATACGGGATCCATATTGTTTTGTCAATTTTTTCACCTTTTGCTACTTTATAAGCTGCTTCTATTGCGCCTTTACCCTGTCCTGCCGCATCCTGGAACACAGTTACATTCAATTTGCCTTGTTTCATAAATTCCAGTGCGTCAGGAGTAGCGTCCACACCACCAACAAGAATTTTTCCTAACTTTCCAGCCTGCTCAATTGCCAGGATAGCTCCGATTGCCATTTCATCATTGTTAGAGGCAACAGCATCAATTTGCATACCGGACTGCAGCCAGTTTTCCATTATTTGCATCCCTAATGGTCTCTGCCATTTTCCTGTTTGCTCTGCAACAATTTTAATATCAGGATATTTTTCTTTTATAACTTTTTTAACTCCCTCAGTTCTCATTCTTGCTGCTTCGTGTGCCAGGTCGCCCTGGAGGATTACAATATTACCTTTTCCACCCATTTTTTCGGCTAAATATTCCATTTGCATGATACCGGCCTTAATAGAATCTGAACCTACATATGCTGTAGCCTCTTCCTGATTCTTGAATATTCTGTTAACGCTTATAAGCGGAATGCCTGCATCCTTACACATCTTGGTATAAGGCTCTGTAGCATCCGTATCTACCGGGTTAATTACAACTACATCAACTTTCTGAGCTATAAAGTTCTCCAACTGTGCCAACTGTTTTGCTGTATCAGCTTTCGCATCAACAAATATTACCTCTGCATCCGCTAAAGTATTAGAATAAGCTTTCATGGCATCTATCATATAAGACAGCCACTTATCATCAAAATCAGACATTGAAACACCGATTCTAACTTTTTTCTGTGTCTTATCCTCTTGTTTTACTTCCTCCTTTTTAGGTTGCTGCTCACTTGACGAGTTATTAGGTGCCGTTTGTTTTTGGGCACATCCTGCAAATAAGCTTAGCACCAACATAAAAATCAGTACCCCAGCCAAAAGTTTTTTGTTTTTCATTAGACATCCTCCTCTAAAAATATAATATTTTTATATAATCTAAATCCTTATATATAATAATAAGGACTTAGTTTATAACTATAGAAATTTTTTTAAGAACTTTAATTAAAAGCTGTGTTTTATATCAACTATTAAAGAATAATAAATCATAATCAAATAACATTTTAAGGAAAATTATGAGCTGCAATAAATACTATCTATATATTCTGAATTGTCAAAAAGTCAAGATATTAGAGCCGTAAAATTAAGCATTGAAAATTATTGCAATTAAATTGAATATTTATCAGAAAATTAATGATGATTATATAAAATAAGAACTACCTATATATAATGCGCTAAATATTTTGCATAACTAGTCAGTGCTTTTGTATAAAATATTTAATTCTATTTATATAGTTAAGTGTATTTCTAGTTTTTATACTTTTGTGCCCGAGCACGTGAAATGTAAAAAAAAATTATATATCTATATTTTCTTTTGTTATTATTTCCATCTTAGTATATATTTGTTGACTATCAGGCAATTTATTGTAGAAAAAGTACTCAAACAGTATCCTGATTGGCAAATATCCTTGCATGAAAGGGTCTTGAGTTATAGTAAAATCTACTATTTTATCTTTTATTAACTCTATCGTTTCGGGAATTTTATCAAAACATACAAATTTAATGTGTCGTTTGTTTAATTCTTGGATAGCCTTGCCAACTCCTCCGGTTCCTATTCCATTTGTTACATAAATAGCATTTAAAGAGTCCTGCCTTTTTAAAAATTCAACCGTCTTCAGATATGAAGATTGACTATCATGTATATTTTCTAAAACTTGAATGATATTTATATTTGGATATTCCTGCTCAATAATTTCTTTAAAACCGGCAAGTCTTTCTTGTAAAGCTTTAATTTTTCCAATTCCAGTTATTACTAGTACATTTCCTCCATTCGGAAGTAACTTGCCAATCAAGTCTCCAGCAACTCTTCCGCTCTTTTTCAAATCCTGACCTACAAAACACATTCGCTCTATACCGGTTATATCAGTATTGAAAGTTATAATTTTTATATTTTGAGTAGTAAGTTTTTTAAGTTCTTCTCTTATTATTTCTTCATCTAGTGGTGATAAAACCAATGCAGATATATTTTTATTATGTAACTCTCTAATAAACATTAACTGTTCCTGCACATTGACACTGCTCATGACGCAGCATTCCACAGCAATACCAAATCCTTTTAGTTCATAAGAAGCTCTTTTTACACCTTCATAAACTTCCTGAAATAAAGGGTCATACTTGTTTAAAATGATAACGCCGATTCTTAATGGCTTTTTTTGAAAAGCTAACGCTTTGCCGGCAACATTTGGCTTATATCCCATTTCTTCTGCTATCTTTTTTACCCTTTCTCTAACTTCTTGGCTTACACCCGGCCTATTATTTAAAACCTTATCAACAGTTCCCCTTGATACATTTGCTGCTTCAGCTATTGATCTTATAGTAACCCTCATATCTATCTCCCAACTAAGTGCTCGGACACGTTTGAGTTTATTATACATTACTTTAGTATATAAAGTCAATATTTTAATAAAAATCTTTCAAAAATTTTTACAATTTTCACAATTCGACTGAATATCTTTATTGGTAAAATTTATCATTAATTCCAATACCAAAAAACTTAAAGTAATATATTAGAGTACATTCCAATGCATACCAACGTTCCGATGACATTAGAAGTATAATTGTATTACTTAACATATTTTAAGAAATATTTACATCTTAAGACTATATGCTACAAATACAAGTGTAAAGTTTTCGGGAAACAAAAATTTATCAAGATGAAACTTATATACTAACTCCAGAAT from Petroclostridium xylanilyticum encodes:
- a CDS encoding LacI family DNA-binding transcriptional regulator; protein product: MRVTIRSIAEAANVSRGTVDKVLNNRPGVSQEVRERVKKIAEEMGYKPNVAGKALAFQKKPLRIGVIILNKYDPLFQEVYEGVKRASYELKGFGIAVECCVMSSVNVQEQLMFIRELHNKNISALVLSPLDEEIIREELKKLTTQNIKIITFNTDITGIERMCFVGQDLKKSGRVAGDLIGKLLPNGGNVLVITGIGKIKALQERLAGFKEIIEQEYPNINIIQVLENIHDSQSSYLKTVEFLKRQDSLNAIYVTNGIGTGGVGKAIQELNKRHIKFVCFDKIPETIELIKDKIVDFTITQDPFMQGYLPIRILFEYFFYNKLPDSQQIYTKMEIITKENIDI
- a CDS encoding sugar ABC transporter substrate-binding protein — protein: MKNKKLLAGVLIFMLVLSLFAGCAQKQTAPNNSSSEQQPKKEEVKQEDKTQKKVRIGVSMSDFDDKWLSYMIDAMKAYSNTLADAEVIFVDAKADTAKQLAQLENFIAQKVDVVVINPVDTDATEPYTKMCKDAGIPLISVNRIFKNQEEATAYVGSDSIKAGIMQMEYLAEKMGGKGNIVILQGDLAHEAARMRTEGVKKVIKEKYPDIKIVAEQTGKWQRPLGMQIMENWLQSGMQIDAVASNNDEMAIGAILAIEQAGKLGKILVGGVDATPDALEFMKQGKLNVTVFQDAAGQGKGAIEAAYKVAKGEKIDKTIWIPYELVTPEKCDEYIKKWQK